From Deinococcus metalli, a single genomic window includes:
- the dnaJ gene encoding molecular chaperone DnaJ: MDYYELLGVANSASADEIKSAYRKLALKYHPDRNKEAGASEKFTQINEAYAVLSDAEKRAHYDRYGSAPSAGMPGGDPFGGMGGAGFDPMDIFEQLFGGAMGGRGRRGPARGDDLETEAFVTLAQARAGEEVEVMVDRLTTCEHCHGSRTEPGGQPPKTCTTCGGAGAVRAQARTIFGVVETQQPCPTCRGEGQIIQDPCTVCKGRGRTLKAEPVKVKLPRGIDEGYRIRVAGKGNEGPGGNGDLYVHIEMEKHPQLRREAEHLIYPAKIGFAKAALGGRIEVPTLDGPVSVEVKPGTQHGELHRLHEKGMPRLQGRGNGDLVVEYDVMVPKPAQLSPEARDALLAYARAVGDEVNDKPEGFLGKVGKIFRGE; the protein is encoded by the coding sequence AGCCGGCGCGTCCGAGAAGTTCACGCAGATCAACGAGGCCTACGCGGTGCTCAGTGACGCCGAGAAGCGCGCGCACTACGACCGCTACGGCAGCGCGCCGAGTGCAGGCATGCCCGGCGGCGACCCCTTCGGCGGCATGGGCGGCGCGGGCTTCGATCCCATGGACATCTTCGAGCAGCTGTTCGGCGGCGCCATGGGCGGCCGCGGGCGGCGCGGCCCGGCACGCGGCGACGACCTGGAAACCGAGGCCTTCGTGACGCTCGCGCAGGCCCGCGCGGGCGAGGAGGTCGAGGTGATGGTCGACCGCCTGACCACCTGCGAGCACTGCCACGGCAGCCGCACCGAACCCGGCGGCCAGCCGCCCAAGACCTGCACGACGTGCGGCGGCGCCGGCGCGGTGCGCGCCCAGGCCCGCACGATCTTCGGCGTGGTCGAGACGCAGCAACCGTGCCCCACGTGCCGCGGCGAGGGCCAGATCATCCAGGACCCCTGCACGGTCTGCAAGGGCCGGGGCCGCACGCTGAAGGCCGAACCCGTGAAGGTCAAGCTGCCGCGCGGCATCGACGAGGGCTACCGCATCCGCGTGGCGGGCAAGGGCAACGAGGGTCCGGGCGGCAACGGTGACCTGTACGTGCACATCGAGATGGAAAAGCACCCGCAGCTGCGCCGCGAGGCCGAGCACCTGATCTACCCGGCGAAGATCGGCTTCGCGAAGGCCGCGCTGGGCGGCCGGATCGAGGTGCCCACCCTGGACGGCCCGGTCAGCGTGGAGGTCAAGCCCGGCACGCAGCACGGCGAACTCCACCGCCTGCACGAGAAGGGCATGCCCCGCCTCCAGGGCCGCGGGAACGGCGATCTGGTTGTCGAGTACGACGTGATGGTGCCCAAGCCCGCCCAGCTGAGCCCCGAGGCCCGCGACGCGCTCCTCGCCTACGCCCGCGCGGTGGGTGACGAGGTGAACGACAAGCCCGAGGGGTTCCTCGGCAAGGTCGGGAAGATCTTCCGGGGCGAGTAG
- a CDS encoding ribose-phosphate diphosphokinase, translating to MSVSHRASSPVLESRRSPLLVFAGQSNRPLAQAICDNLGIPLGKSKTEKFTNDNLIVHYEESLREGDIFIVQTFSNPVSDSIMELLLMIDAAKSASAGRVTAVIPYYSYARSDKKDSPRISIAGRLVADLLQEAGADRFLTMTLHSPQVHGFFKIPGDHLSADMVLSQHFKSIVPDAHNGVVLAPDAGSIKRASQIARRLDSGLAMIDKERLSDTEVRPRALIGDVEGRTVFIVDDEISTAGSLVETVNIARSLGAKDVYVAVTHGVYSGPAIQRIASLDVTQVASCNTVLVPEEKIAASNGKLAVLDVAPLFANAISNIHTGASVSTLFT from the coding sequence GTGTCCGTTTCCCACCGCGCTTCGTCCCCTGTCCTCGAGAGCCGCCGCTCCCCGCTGCTGGTGTTCGCCGGGCAGAGCAACCGTCCGCTCGCCCAGGCCATCTGCGACAACCTGGGGATTCCGCTGGGCAAGAGCAAGACCGAGAAGTTCACGAACGACAACCTGATCGTCCACTACGAGGAGTCGCTGCGCGAGGGCGACATCTTCATCGTGCAGACCTTCAGCAACCCGGTCAGCGACTCGATCATGGAACTGCTGCTGATGATCGACGCCGCCAAGAGCGCGAGCGCCGGGCGCGTCACGGCCGTGATTCCGTACTACTCGTACGCGCGCAGCGATAAAAAAGACTCCCCGCGCATCTCCATCGCGGGGCGCCTGGTCGCGGACCTCCTGCAGGAGGCCGGCGCCGACCGCTTCCTGACCATGACGCTGCACTCGCCGCAGGTGCACGGCTTCTTCAAGATTCCCGGCGACCACCTCTCGGCCGACATGGTGCTCAGCCAGCACTTCAAGTCCATCGTGCCCGACGCGCACAACGGCGTGGTTCTTGCCCCGGATGCCGGCAGCATCAAGCGGGCCAGCCAGATCGCCCGGCGCCTGGACTCGGGCCTCGCCATGATCGACAAGGAGAGGCTGTCGGACACCGAGGTGCGGCCCCGCGCGCTGATCGGGGACGTCGAGGGCCGCACGGTGTTCATCGTGGACGACGAGATCAGCACCGCCGGGTCGCTGGTGGAGACGGTGAACATCGCCCGCAGTCTGGGCGCCAAGGACGTGTACGTGGCCGTCACGCACGGCGTGTACTCGGGACCGGCCATCCAGCGCATCGCCAGCCTGGACGTCACCCAGGTGGCGAGCTGCAACACGGTGCTGGTGCCGGAGGAGAAGATCGCCGCCTCGAACGGCAAGCTGGCCGTGCTGGACGTCGCGCCGCTGTTCGCCAACGCCATCTCCAACATCCACACCGGCGCGAGCGTGTCCACGCTGTTCACCTGA
- a CDS encoding VOC family protein, with protein MTTTPVLPATTHVGPVTLLARDLAGLSAFYQRLLGLKATAQTAAGVTLAAHGTPLLHLQAAPELPAASVSRPGLYHTAFLLPTRADLGRWLAHAARLGLRIGSGDHLVSEAFYLTDPEGNGIEVYADRPRDTWTWRGGQVQMDTLAVDGAAVLHAAGIDPQRLDAAAAYAGAPAGTSVGHVHLKVGNAAQAARFYTDALGLDVVADMGSAAFLSWGGYHHHLGVNEWHTAGHGRPAAPAAGLGGVDFVTEDLGALRAHLAGRDGVTDTPDGVTFHDPWGNRVTVRQA; from the coding sequence ATGACCACCACGCCCGTGCTGCCTGCCACCACCCACGTCGGCCCGGTCACGCTGCTCGCGCGTGATCTCGCCGGCCTCAGCGCGTTCTACCAGCGTCTGCTGGGCCTCAAGGCGACCGCACAGACGGCCGCAGGTGTCACGCTCGCCGCGCACGGCACGCCGCTGCTGCACCTCCAGGCCGCGCCGGAACTGCCCGCCGCGTCCGTCAGCCGGCCGGGGCTGTACCACACCGCGTTCCTGCTTCCCACCCGCGCCGACCTGGGACGATGGCTCGCGCACGCCGCCCGGCTGGGCCTGCGGATCGGCAGCGGCGACCACCTCGTCAGCGAGGCCTTCTACCTGACCGACCCCGAGGGCAACGGCATCGAGGTCTACGCGGACCGGCCGCGCGACACCTGGACGTGGCGGGGTGGGCAGGTGCAGATGGACACCTTGGCCGTGGACGGCGCTGCCGTGCTCCACGCGGCCGGTATCGACCCGCAGCGCCTGGACGCCGCGGCCGCGTATGCCGGGGCGCCGGCTGGCACCTCCGTTGGGCACGTCCACCTGAAGGTCGGCAACGCCGCGCAGGCCGCCCGCTTCTACACGGACGCCCTGGGGCTGGACGTGGTCGCGGACATGGGCAGCGCGGCCTTCCTGTCGTGGGGCGGGTACCACCACCACCTCGGCGTGAACGAGTGGCACACCGCCGGGCATGGCCGCCCGGCCGCGCCCGCCGCCGGGCTGGGCGGCGTGGACTTCGTCACGGAGGATCTGGGTGCCCTGCGCGCCCATCTGGCGGGCCGCGACGGCGTGACGGACACGCCGGACGGCGTGACCTTCCACGATCCGTGGGGCAACCGCGTGACGGTGCGGCAGGCGTAA
- a CDS encoding VCBS repeat-containing protein has protein sequence MVPAVLRGAVLLLLGALPSTQAAVPVNAVLVRAPGEQAPYLLGAWHAGRWRPGDAALAREVGAGRYVRHTPTGPVRQVEVAAPASLGPPCEETYLAQLRPGTAARTFEVYTSAATPSRPVTALPLTNSMYRGVVREYLIRRGVRAPDVHLTALLRADLDGDGTQEVIVEASRFRERSRAFPPPTGQPGDYSVLLLRHVSGGRAVTTVLGAYVAPPTPWTPDSAGPMPLASIYRLAGLVDVNGDGRLELITFGAYHEGDAFAAQEWTPAGGLKVRLETGCGV, from the coding sequence ATGGTCCCAGCTGTCCTGCGCGGTGCCGTGCTGCTGCTGCTCGGCGCGCTGCCGTCCACCCAGGCGGCCGTTCCCGTGAACGCCGTGCTGGTGCGGGCACCGGGTGAACAGGCCCCGTACCTGCTGGGCGCGTGGCACGCCGGACGCTGGCGGCCCGGGGATGCCGCGCTGGCCCGTGAAGTGGGGGCGGGCCGCTACGTGCGCCACACCCCGACCGGCCCGGTCCGCCAGGTGGAGGTCGCCGCCCCCGCCTCCCTCGGCCCGCCGTGCGAGGAGACGTACCTCGCCCAGCTGCGGCCCGGCACGGCGGCCCGCACCTTCGAGGTCTACACCAGCGCCGCCACGCCGTCGCGCCCGGTCACGGCCCTGCCGCTCACGAACAGCATGTACCGGGGCGTGGTGCGAGAGTATCTGATCCGGCGCGGCGTCCGCGCGCCCGACGTGCACCTGACCGCCCTGCTGCGCGCCGACCTGGACGGCGACGGCACGCAGGAGGTGATCGTCGAGGCCAGCCGGTTCCGGGAACGCAGCAGGGCGTTTCCCCCGCCCACCGGGCAGCCCGGCGACTACAGCGTGCTGCTGCTGCGCCACGTGTCCGGTGGGCGGGCGGTGACCACCGTGCTGGGCGCGTACGTCGCGCCGCCCACGCCCTGGACGCCGGACAGCGCTGGACCGATGCCGCTGGCCAGCATCTACCGCCTCGCGGGGCTGGTCGACGTGAATGGCGACGGCCGCCTGGAGCTGATCACGTTCGGCGCGTACCACGAGGGCGACGCCTTCGCCGCGCAGGAGTGGACACCGGCGGGCGGCCTGAAGGTGCGCCTGGAGACCGGCTGCGGCGTGTGA
- a CDS encoding response regulator: MGDVDLPVPSGLPGLRVLIADDHRLFREGVAALLRGQGMEVVGEAGDAPGIIRLALEHVPDVILMDIGMPGGGLHATREITRASPHLGVVIVTMFEDDDMVFQALRAGARGYVLKGADPLELLRAVQAAARGEAYFGPGIARRLITYFDEPRTPNVFPELTPREREVLSAIARGENNAAIARALDLSPKTVRNHISNIFSKLHFADRAEAIVRARGAGLG, from the coding sequence GTGGGTGACGTCGACCTGCCGGTACCGTCGGGGCTACCCGGCCTGCGGGTGCTGATTGCCGACGACCACCGCCTGTTCCGCGAGGGCGTCGCGGCCCTGCTGCGCGGCCAGGGCATGGAGGTGGTCGGTGAGGCCGGCGACGCGCCCGGCATCATCCGCCTGGCCCTCGAGCATGTTCCGGACGTGATCCTGATGGACATTGGGATGCCCGGCGGCGGCCTGCACGCCACGCGCGAGATCACGCGGGCCAGCCCGCACCTGGGCGTGGTGATCGTGACCATGTTCGAGGACGACGACATGGTCTTCCAGGCCCTGCGGGCCGGCGCGCGCGGCTACGTCCTGAAGGGCGCCGATCCGCTGGAACTGCTGCGGGCCGTGCAGGCCGCAGCGCGCGGCGAGGCGTATTTCGGACCGGGCATCGCCCGCCGGCTCATCACGTACTTCGACGAGCCGCGCACGCCGAACGTGTTTCCGGAACTCACGCCCCGCGAGCGGGAGGTGCTCTCGGCAATCGCTCGTGGGGAGAACAACGCAGCGATCGCGCGGGCCCTCGATCTGTCGCCCAAGACGGTGCGCAACCACATCAGCAACATCTTCTCGAAGCTGCACTTCGCCGACCGGGCCGAAGCGATCGTCCGGGCCAGAGGCGCCGGCCTGGGATAG
- a CDS encoding histidine kinase: protein MLSALPHPVRAVRWPAVAVSPLAATLVLAAALVLGGLPRWPLALLAAGALGVGSWPAARQWQGRPVVTAGQAWGWGAARAALLLGALLSASCVQKAWRLAAPDAGWRSTVAFIGDDRPVFADALDTAQPAALRPGDLLVGVNGHAIPVTPDSWLDVDRLSAWRAAVGPLHDGQAVTFTVQRNIVGLGQTFQTTGGQTVTVPVTLHATETPTLLRAFGQVMPGFFNKNFMGRDIPWQLLEFLGVMAVTAWLFAQRPNHPGAQLLALSVWAVLVTLPSWMVGPLTLGDLLSDARLHVGSAFSHTIHIWLLAPLSLHLCWSFLRVPSRARALVALAYGYAAWAAFTVTSPPQILSVLVGYPLLSVACLGVAAWQGRAQGRLQVLWLALAILPDSFSTAAFITGQVLHSDVLSGLDGALPHSELFVGGLTLAVLHTRLFDLRLFLNRALVFAALAALVAGCYALAVLVVGQQVTGHSAGAPTAVLGALLVAVTFEPVRAAARRGVTRVLFGERDDPARVLSTLGRQLQSTVQPAQLLPTIALTVAGALRLPRVEVHDGAGHVAASGEDAPLGQAQVYRLEAPDQASGEAAVAGELRVWPRGPEGFTVSETELLGALSRQAGLAVHSARLDLDVQRAREALVYAREEERRRLRRDLHDGLGPALAGVTWGLSAARSQLASDPAAAAGLLERLEHETQTMVTDVRRLVDELRPPALDDLGLGGVLRERVLSRLSATRPDLHVSAQLPHSLPALPAAVEVAALRIAEEALTNAARHAHASAVQFSVDATPALLTLRVQDDGRGLPAAVVPGVGLASMRERAGELGGHVTVQSGPDGTCVTAVLPLGPARG, encoded by the coding sequence ATGCTGAGCGCCCTGCCGCACCCCGTCCGCGCCGTCCGCTGGCCCGCCGTGGCCGTGAGTCCGCTGGCCGCCACGCTGGTGCTGGCCGCCGCGCTCGTGTTGGGCGGGTTGCCGCGCTGGCCGCTGGCGCTCCTGGCAGCGGGGGCCCTGGGTGTGGGGAGCTGGCCGGCAGCGCGGCAATGGCAGGGCCGCCCCGTGGTCACGGCCGGCCAGGCATGGGGCTGGGGCGCGGCCCGCGCGGCGCTGCTGCTGGGCGCGCTGCTGAGCGCGTCGTGCGTTCAGAAGGCGTGGCGGCTGGCCGCGCCGGACGCCGGCTGGCGCTCGACAGTCGCCTTCATCGGGGACGACCGCCCGGTGTTCGCCGACGCCCTGGACACGGCGCAGCCAGCCGCCCTGCGCCCCGGTGACCTCCTGGTCGGGGTGAATGGGCACGCCATCCCGGTGACGCCCGACAGCTGGCTGGATGTCGACCGCCTGTCGGCGTGGCGCGCGGCGGTGGGGCCACTGCACGACGGACAGGCGGTCACATTCACGGTGCAGAGGAACATCGTGGGCCTGGGCCAGACCTTCCAGACCACGGGCGGGCAGACGGTGACGGTGCCGGTGACCCTCCACGCCACCGAGACGCCCACGCTGCTGCGCGCGTTCGGACAGGTGATGCCCGGGTTCTTCAACAAGAATTTCATGGGGCGGGACATTCCGTGGCAGCTGCTGGAATTCCTGGGCGTGATGGCCGTGACCGCGTGGCTGTTCGCGCAGCGGCCGAACCACCCCGGCGCGCAGCTGCTGGCGCTGTCGGTGTGGGCCGTGCTGGTCACGCTGCCCAGTTGGATGGTGGGGCCGCTGACGCTGGGCGACCTGCTCAGTGACGCGCGCCTGCATGTGGGGAGCGCGTTCAGCCATACCATCCACATCTGGCTGCTCGCGCCGCTGTCGCTGCACCTGTGCTGGAGTTTCCTGCGGGTGCCCAGCCGGGCGCGGGCGCTGGTGGCGCTGGCGTACGGCTACGCGGCGTGGGCGGCCTTCACGGTCACCAGCCCGCCGCAGATCCTATCCGTGCTGGTCGGCTACCCCCTGCTGAGCGTCGCGTGTCTGGGCGTGGCGGCGTGGCAGGGGCGCGCGCAGGGCCGCCTACAGGTGCTGTGGCTGGCCCTGGCGATCCTGCCGGACAGTTTCAGCACGGCCGCGTTCATCACGGGGCAGGTGCTGCACAGCGACGTCCTGAGCGGCCTGGACGGCGCCCTGCCGCACAGTGAACTGTTCGTGGGAGGCCTGACCCTGGCGGTGCTGCACACCCGGCTCTTCGACCTGCGGCTGTTCCTGAACCGCGCGCTGGTGTTCGCGGCGCTGGCTGCACTGGTCGCGGGCTGCTACGCGCTGGCTGTGCTGGTGGTCGGCCAGCAGGTCACCGGCCATTCCGCGGGCGCGCCGACCGCCGTCCTGGGGGCCCTGCTGGTCGCGGTGACCTTCGAGCCGGTACGGGCGGCTGCGCGCCGCGGCGTGACCCGCGTGCTGTTCGGCGAGCGCGACGACCCGGCGCGGGTGCTGTCCACCCTGGGCCGGCAGCTCCAGAGCACCGTGCAGCCCGCCCAGCTGCTGCCCACCATCGCCCTCACGGTGGCCGGCGCGCTGCGCCTACCGCGCGTGGAGGTACACGACGGCGCCGGGCACGTCGCCGCCAGTGGTGAGGACGCTCCACTGGGACAGGCGCAGGTGTACCGCCTGGAGGCGCCGGATCAAGCCTCCGGGGAAGCGGCCGTGGCGGGCGAGCTGCGGGTGTGGCCGCGCGGCCCGGAGGGCTTCACCGTGTCCGAGACCGAACTGCTTGGGGCGCTGTCGCGACAGGCGGGCCTGGCGGTGCATTCGGCCCGCCTGGATCTGGACGTGCAGCGGGCCCGCGAGGCGCTGGTGTACGCGCGCGAGGAGGAGCGCCGACGGCTGCGCCGCGACCTGCACGATGGCCTGGGCCCGGCGCTGGCGGGCGTGACGTGGGGCCTGAGCGCGGCCCGCTCGCAACTCGCCAGCGATCCGGCCGCGGCAGCGGGCCTGCTGGAGCGGCTGGAGCACGAGACGCAGACCATGGTCACAGACGTGCGCCGGCTGGTGGACGAACTGCGGCCGCCCGCGCTCGACGACCTGGGCCTCGGCGGCGTGCTGCGCGAGCGGGTGCTGTCCCGCCTGAGCGCCACCCGTCCCGATCTGCACGTCAGCGCGCAGCTTCCCCACAGCCTCCCGGCGCTGCCGGCGGCGGTGGAGGTCGCCGCCCTGCGGATCGCGGAGGAAGCCCTGACCAACGCGGCCCGCCATGCCCACGCGTCGGCGGTGCAGTTCAGTGTGGACGCCACCCCGGCGCTGCTGACACTGCGCGTGCAGGACGACGGGCGCGGCTTGCCCGCCGCCGTGGTGCCGGGCGTGGGCCTGGCCAGCATGCGCGAGCGGGCCGGGGAACTCGGCGGTCACGTGACCGTGCAGAGCGGGCCGGACGGAACGTGCGTGACTGCCGTGCTGCCGCTGGGGCCTGCGCGTGGGTGA
- a CDS encoding fasciclin domain-containing protein — protein sequence MNRHLLTVTFALGLSHAGAAGLLHALNTAVSATPAPVAPLEVRVDGHALLTTEGTDAGAYAPLPAGPHTLEVRAGGRTLSTLKTTVRDGHAYLLHSAGGAGTTLVDETQAFEDAKVSDGRYGKALILNAWTAPVDVVRGKDVLARGLQPGAVIAVRQEDMTPDTQAYAFRQGTRTLNSTLVVGAPGATGIVALLGPGGHGPGEGVTFSTVSPLSAWDFLARQGSGGAPELSFARFRQALTDAGLEATLKGKGPVIVLPPTDGGVQAAGTRGQPAALAKAARVHLLASFPDFEKAFAGGADTPTLSGQTLRLVFRDVPGDTSGFPAPFFDDVSVVFTPITVSNGVVWPVGGVLRVK from the coding sequence ATGAACCGACACCTGCTGACCGTCACCTTCGCCCTGGGCCTCTCTCATGCGGGCGCGGCGGGCCTGCTGCACGCGCTGAACACGGCGGTGTCCGCAACGCCAGCACCGGTTGCCCCGCTGGAGGTGCGGGTGGACGGACACGCGCTGCTGACCACCGAGGGAACCGACGCCGGAGCGTACGCGCCGCTGCCGGCCGGGCCGCACACGCTGGAGGTGCGGGCCGGTGGGCGCACGCTGTCCACCCTCAAGACCACCGTGCGAGACGGGCACGCGTACCTGCTCCACTCGGCAGGCGGCGCGGGGACCACGCTGGTGGACGAGACGCAGGCCTTCGAGGACGCGAAGGTCAGCGACGGCAGATACGGCAAGGCCCTGATCCTGAATGCCTGGACGGCGCCGGTGGACGTCGTGCGGGGCAAGGACGTGCTGGCGCGCGGCCTGCAGCCCGGCGCCGTGATCGCCGTGCGGCAGGAGGACATGACGCCCGATACCCAGGCGTACGCGTTCCGTCAGGGAACCCGAACACTCAATTCGACCCTGGTCGTCGGAGCGCCGGGCGCAACCGGGATTGTCGCGCTGCTGGGGCCGGGAGGTCACGGTCCCGGAGAGGGCGTGACCTTCAGCACCGTCAGTCCGCTGTCAGCCTGGGACTTCCTGGCCAGGCAGGGCTCGGGAGGAGCGCCGGAACTGAGTTTCGCCCGCTTTCGCCAGGCGCTCACGGACGCCGGGCTGGAGGCCACGCTGAAGGGCAAGGGGCCTGTCATCGTCTTGCCCCCCACCGACGGCGGGGTGCAGGCGGCGGGGACGCGCGGACAGCCGGCGGCCCTGGCGAAGGCGGCGCGGGTCCACCTGCTGGCGAGCTTTCCCGACTTCGAGAAGGCCTTCGCGGGCGGAGCAGACACGCCCACGCTGAGCGGCCAGACCCTGCGCCTCGTGTTCCGGGACGTGCCGGGCGACACCAGCGGCTTTCCGGCTCCGTTCTTCGACGACGTCAGCGTGGTGTTTACGCCGATCACCGTCAGCAACGGCGTGGTGTGGCCGGTGGGCGGCGTGCTGCGCGTGAAGTAG
- a CDS encoding Rieske (2Fe-2S) protein: MSEPVGVERVAVGRAEDIPEGWQGTVTVAGVGVLVVNHEGTYYALRNNCTHKDYPLLGGDVSMGRITCEKHGAKFELATGKAKTLPAVKPVKIYATETEDGVVYVRPL; encoded by the coding sequence ATGAGCGAGCCGGTCGGAGTGGAGCGCGTGGCTGTGGGCCGCGCCGAGGACATACCCGAGGGCTGGCAGGGCACCGTGACGGTGGCCGGGGTGGGCGTGCTGGTCGTGAACCACGAGGGCACGTACTACGCCCTGCGTAACAACTGCACGCACAAGGACTACCCGCTGCTGGGCGGCGACGTCAGCATGGGCCGCATCACCTGCGAGAAGCACGGCGCGAAGTTCGAACTCGCGACCGGCAAGGCCAAGACCCTGCCCGCCGTCAAGCCGGTGAAGATCTACGCCACGGAAACAGAGGACGGCGTGGTGTACGTCCGTCCCCTGTAG
- a CDS encoding ankyrin repeat domain-containing protein → MTTETERDLFLAIQANDAVHVRALVHGDPALLRAVSPMGVSPVLFATYYGRHDMARVLIEHGAPLDVFEAAAVGDAARVRALITGDPALVNAVSPDGFTPLGLASFFGRAEAAQVLLEAGADVHAVSRNPMQVQPLHSAVAGNHEALARVLVAAGADVNAEQADGFTPLMGAAQNGNAALVAFLLACGAQADATTDDGRSAADLAREENHVDVLALL, encoded by the coding sequence ATGACCACCGAGACCGAACGGGACCTGTTCCTGGCGATCCAGGCGAACGACGCCGTGCACGTGCGGGCGCTCGTGCACGGCGACCCGGCGCTGCTGCGGGCCGTGAGCCCCATGGGCGTGTCGCCCGTGCTGTTCGCCACGTACTACGGCCGGCACGACATGGCCCGCGTGCTGATCGAGCACGGTGCGCCGCTGGACGTGTTCGAGGCGGCGGCCGTGGGCGACGCGGCGCGCGTCCGCGCCCTGATCACCGGGGACCCGGCGCTGGTGAACGCGGTGAGCCCCGACGGCTTCACGCCGCTGGGCCTGGCGTCGTTCTTCGGCCGCGCGGAGGCCGCACAGGTGCTGCTGGAGGCCGGCGCCGACGTGCACGCGGTCAGCCGCAACCCCATGCAGGTGCAGCCGCTGCACTCGGCGGTGGCCGGCAACCACGAGGCGCTGGCCCGCGTGCTGGTGGCGGCCGGCGCGGACGTGAATGCCGAGCAGGCGGACGGCTTCACGCCCCTGATGGGCGCGGCGCAGAACGGCAACGCCGCGCTGGTGGCCTTCCTCCTGGCATGCGGCGCGCAGGCGGACGCGACGACCGACGACGGCCGCTCGGCCGCCGATCTGGCCCGCGAGGAGAACCATGTGGACGTCCTGGCGCTGCTGTGA
- a CDS encoding alpha-glucosidase, with the protein MTWWQRSVVYQIYPRSFLDSDGDGVGDLPGITSKLDYLHTLGVDVIWLCPVYPHGGVDGGYDITDYRNIAPEFGSLPDWKDLLAGLHARGMKLVMDLVVNHTSDQHPWFLEARRSTDNPYRDYYLWRPGEGGGPPSNWGSHFGGSAWQLDPATDEYYLHLFATEQPDLNWENPRVRREVYDLMTFWLDLGIDGFRMDTINMLSKVPGFPDTAPGADYAYPLAEEHFLNGPELLTYLREMRAEVLSKYDVMTVGETPGVSPDAAAVLTDPQTGPLNMIFQFDHMALDKDPASARPRWTTVPYSVPELKTVLGRWQTELHGRGWNSLYLSNHDVPRLVSRYGDDGASRVPSAKLLATLLFTLQGTPYVYQGDELGIPNAKFTSIDDYRDVDTLNLYREDVIEGGRDPAGVLEMIHNKGRDNARTPMPWTGGENAGFTTGTPWIPLNPTFRDINAETVLADPDSVYWYYRDLIRLRREHPSIVEGRYDDLRPEHPTLYAYLRTHAQEQLLVLLNFGGQALDLDGVLDIPANAALLLGNYAAPGEVPAGVLQPWEARVYVTRSAEEMGALD; encoded by the coding sequence ATGACGTGGTGGCAACGCAGCGTGGTGTACCAGATCTACCCGCGCTCCTTTCTCGACTCGGACGGCGACGGCGTGGGCGACCTGCCGGGCATCACCTCGAAACTCGACTACCTGCACACGCTGGGCGTGGACGTGATCTGGCTGTGCCCGGTCTACCCGCACGGCGGCGTGGACGGCGGCTACGACATCACCGACTACCGCAACATCGCCCCCGAGTTCGGATCACTGCCCGACTGGAAGGACCTGCTGGCGGGACTGCACGCGCGCGGCATGAAACTGGTGATGGACCTGGTGGTCAACCACACCAGCGACCAGCACCCGTGGTTCCTGGAAGCCCGCAGGTCCACGGACAACCCCTACCGCGACTACTACCTGTGGCGGCCGGGCGAAGGCGGCGGGCCGCCCAGCAACTGGGGCTCGCACTTCGGGGGCAGCGCGTGGCAGCTCGACCCCGCCACGGACGAGTACTACCTGCACCTGTTCGCCACCGAGCAGCCGGACCTGAACTGGGAAAATCCCCGCGTGCGCCGTGAGGTCTACGACCTGATGACGTTCTGGCTGGACCTCGGCATCGACGGCTTCCGCATGGACACCATCAACATGCTGTCCAAGGTGCCGGGCTTTCCGGACACCGCGCCCGGAGCCGACTACGCGTATCCGCTGGCCGAGGAGCACTTCCTGAACGGTCCGGAACTCCTGACGTACCTGCGCGAGATGAGAGCGGAGGTGCTGTCGAAGTACGACGTGATGACGGTGGGGGAGACGCCCGGCGTGAGCCCCGACGCCGCGGCCGTGCTGACAGACCCGCAGACCGGGCCGCTGAACATGATCTTCCAGTTCGACCACATGGCCCTCGACAAGGACCCGGCCAGCGCCCGCCCGCGCTGGACGACCGTGCCGTACAGCGTGCCGGAACTCAAGACGGTGCTGGGCCGCTGGCAGACCGAGTTGCATGGCCGCGGGTGGAACAGCCTGTACCTCAGCAACCACGACGTCCCCCGGCTGGTGTCCCGCTACGGCGACGACGGCGCGTCCCGTGTGCCCTCGGCCAAACTGCTCGCCACGCTGCTGTTCACGCTCCAGGGCACGCCCTACGTGTACCAGGGCGACGAACTCGGCATTCCCAACGCGAAGTTCACCAGTATCGACGACTACCGCGACGTCGATACCCTGAACCTCTACCGCGAGGACGTGATCGAGGGCGGCCGCGACCCGGCCGGCGTGCTGGAGATGATCCACAACAAGGGCCGCGACAACGCCCGCACGCCTATGCCGTGGACCGGTGGCGAGAACGCGGGCTTCACGACCGGCACGCCCTGGATCCCGCTGAACCCCACGTTCCGCGACATCAACGCCGAGACGGTCCTGGCCGACCCGGACTCGGTGTACTGGTACTACCGCGACCTGATCCGCCTGCGCCGCGAGCATCCCTCTATCGTCGAGGGCCGCTACGACGACCTGCGCCCGGAGCATCCCACGCTGTACGCCTACTTGCGCACGCACGCGCAGGAGCAGTTGCTGGTGCTCCTGAACTTCGGGGGGCAGGCCCTCGACCTGGACGGGGTGCTGGACATCCCGGCGAACGCGGCACTGCTGCTCGGCAACTACGCTGCGCCAGGCGAGGTGCCGGCGGGCGTTCTCCAGCCGTGGGAAGCTCGGGTGTACGTCACTCGCAGTGCCGAGGAGATGGGCGCGCTGGACTGA